One window from the genome of Spiractinospora alimapuensis encodes:
- a CDS encoding aldehyde dehydrogenase family protein, translated as MTAGVGTEFGVFADGAWQRTTERREIHGVAGERLATVAIADSAQAASGIAASAQHQRRWGEVSAQERCAAIAGLERAIEAHREELVFWLTREAGATRAKAEREVAAAKAEVRFAATLAPYIERTVSTSGDRDQSVDLRPVGVVSVITPFNAPLVLAMRCLAPALAAGNSVVLKPDPRTPVSGGLLLPYILRAAGLPSGLLTVLPGDAAVGEVLCEHPAVGSVLFTGSTPVGRRVGALAGANLKKCGLELGGKNPFIVFADADVEHAAACAVRSGFLHSGQICMAAGRYLVEEQVLDDFSAAFVDRAARLIVGDPAVDDVDMGPLIDESSVDRVATIAEESILAGAELLLGPVIRSRFMRPVVLGGVDASMPIWNQEVFGPVAGIRSFAGISQLLEFEARSPFGLVASVHTSSTDTAAAVANSLRCGTVRVNDVTNHDAPDTPMTGWGESGNGTAFGSPHMLNLLTNPRLETRWTG; from the coding sequence GTGACTGCCGGCGTAGGGACTGAGTTCGGCGTATTCGCCGACGGCGCCTGGCAGCGGACCACGGAGCGACGTGAGATTCACGGCGTGGCTGGGGAGCGGCTCGCCACCGTCGCCATCGCCGACAGCGCCCAGGCCGCGTCGGGGATCGCCGCGTCGGCCCAACATCAACGTCGCTGGGGCGAGGTGTCCGCCCAGGAGCGCTGCGCGGCGATCGCTGGCCTCGAACGCGCCATCGAGGCGCACCGGGAGGAGCTCGTCTTCTGGTTGACCCGGGAGGCGGGAGCTACCCGGGCCAAGGCCGAGCGGGAGGTCGCCGCCGCCAAGGCCGAGGTTCGGTTCGCCGCGACGCTCGCTCCGTACATCGAACGGACGGTGTCGACGTCCGGTGACCGCGACCAGTCGGTGGATCTTCGCCCCGTTGGTGTGGTCAGCGTCATCACTCCCTTCAACGCCCCGCTGGTCCTGGCGATGCGATGCCTCGCGCCCGCGCTCGCCGCCGGTAATTCGGTGGTGCTGAAGCCCGATCCGCGGACACCGGTCTCGGGTGGTCTCCTGCTCCCGTACATCCTGCGGGCCGCTGGCCTACCCAGCGGGCTCCTCACGGTGCTCCCCGGAGACGCCGCTGTCGGCGAGGTCCTCTGCGAGCACCCCGCGGTCGGGTCGGTACTCTTCACCGGGTCCACGCCCGTGGGTCGACGAGTGGGCGCGTTGGCGGGGGCGAACCTGAAGAAGTGCGGATTGGAGCTGGGTGGTAAGAACCCGTTCATCGTGTTCGCCGACGCCGACGTCGAGCACGCCGCCGCGTGCGCCGTCCGGAGCGGCTTCCTGCACTCGGGCCAGATCTGCATGGCGGCGGGCCGATACCTCGTCGAGGAGCAGGTCCTCGACGATTTCTCCGCGGCGTTCGTGGATCGCGCGGCACGGCTCATCGTCGGCGACCCGGCGGTCGATGACGTGGACATGGGGCCGCTGATCGACGAGTCATCCGTGGATCGCGTGGCCACCATCGCTGAGGAGTCGATCCTCGCGGGAGCGGAACTCCTTCTCGGCCCCGTCATCCGGTCACGGTTCATGCGTCCCGTCGTCCTCGGCGGAGTCGACGCGTCGATGCCGATCTGGAACCAGGAGGTCTTCGGGCCCGTGGCCGGGATCCGGTCGTTCGCCGGGATCTCGCAGTTGCTGGAGTTCGAGGCGCGTTCACCCTTTGGTCTGGTGGCCAGTGTCCACACGAGCTCCACGGACACCGCCGCGGCCGTCGCGAACTCACTGCGGTGTGGCACCGTACGCGTCAACGACGTGACGAACCACGACGCGCCGGACACACCCATGACGGGCTGGGGCGAATCAGGGAACGGGACCGCGTTCGGAAGTCCCCACATGCTGAACCTCCTGACCAATCCACGTCTCGAGACGCGCTGGACCGGATAA
- a CDS encoding MBL fold metallo-hydrolase encodes MITSVTLTGTGTPLPSPGRAGAGTLVRCGEELIQIDAGRGTVCRLADLNVSVKELDALFLTHHHSDHLMAVPDVLITRWVLGATEPLDVVAPAGPLTRFGRQVLDLWDDDERVRRLHTGRAAIPRPSWLEFEPSGSVQRVWTGRNLTVEAVKVEHEPVDPAVAYRVTATDGTVVVVSGDTRVCGQVADLAQGADLLVHEAVRPALIGSGRTYIAEYHADCVALGGMAAKAGVRRLVLTHLEPSPTTAEEERGFADDVRAGGFEGELHVGHDLWTMEVSA; translated from the coding sequence TTGATCACTTCGGTCACCCTGACCGGTACCGGCACACCTCTGCCCTCGCCCGGGCGAGCGGGCGCCGGCACGCTTGTTCGATGCGGCGAGGAGCTGATCCAGATCGACGCTGGACGCGGTACGGTCTGTCGTCTCGCGGACCTGAACGTGTCGGTGAAGGAACTCGACGCGCTGTTCCTCACGCACCACCATTCGGACCACCTCATGGCCGTCCCCGACGTGTTGATCACACGCTGGGTACTGGGTGCCACGGAGCCTCTGGACGTCGTGGCCCCCGCCGGGCCGTTGACGCGGTTCGGTCGTCAGGTTCTCGATCTGTGGGATGACGACGAGCGGGTTCGTCGACTCCACACCGGCCGCGCCGCGATCCCTCGGCCGAGTTGGCTGGAGTTCGAGCCGAGCGGATCGGTCCAGCGGGTGTGGACGGGACGAAACCTGACCGTCGAAGCGGTCAAGGTCGAGCACGAACCGGTGGACCCCGCCGTGGCGTACCGAGTGACGGCCACGGACGGAACCGTCGTGGTCGTCAGTGGCGACACGCGGGTGTGTGGTCAGGTGGCCGATCTGGCTCAGGGCGCCGACCTCCTGGTGCACGAGGCGGTTCGCCCCGCGCTCATCGGGTCTGGACGTACCTACATCGCCGAGTATCACGCCGACTGCGTGGCCCTGGGCGGCATGGCCGCGAAGGCCGGTGTCCGCAGGCTCGTCCTGACCCATCTCGAACCCTCGCCGACCACGGCTGAGGAGGAGAGGGGCTTCGCGGACGACGTCCGCGCCGGCGGATTCGAGGGGGAACTCCACGTCGGGCACGACTTGTGGACGATGGAGGTCTCGGCGTGA
- a CDS encoding IclR family transcriptional regulator, with amino-acid sequence MSASRKVLRILLVFEKSATPLSLSDISRRSGVPTSTALRILRDLCEEGFLEKVERQYQIGGKMFELGMRAPFHNALREVALPIMQDIQSATSQNVHLGVLEHGSVLVVQQLSGRSAVATPARVGGRLPAHSTSVGKALLAFSSPERVQEIVDAGLAPVTKHTIRTASALRQDLATTRTRGWSMATQENSIGTISVAAPVFGIDQYAVAALSIVHPFDETAHVQRYVHALRTAANTISRMWLSTNPDR; translated from the coding sequence ATGAGCGCGAGCCGCAAGGTGCTGCGCATTCTTCTGGTGTTCGAGAAGAGCGCTACCCCGCTGAGCCTCAGTGATATCTCCCGCCGAAGCGGAGTCCCGACCTCTACGGCGTTGCGCATCCTTCGCGACCTTTGCGAGGAGGGATTCCTGGAGAAAGTAGAACGTCAGTACCAAATCGGTGGGAAGATGTTCGAACTCGGCATGCGCGCTCCGTTCCACAACGCGCTGCGCGAGGTCGCCCTCCCGATCATGCAGGACATCCAGTCGGCGACATCCCAGAACGTGCACCTGGGCGTACTGGAGCACGGCAGCGTGCTCGTGGTCCAACAGTTGTCCGGCCGCAGCGCGGTAGCGACCCCAGCTCGTGTCGGGGGCAGGTTGCCCGCGCACTCGACGTCCGTCGGAAAGGCACTCCTCGCGTTCTCCTCTCCCGAGCGGGTCCAGGAGATCGTTGACGCGGGGCTCGCACCTGTCACGAAGCACACCATTCGCACCGCCTCCGCGCTGCGTCAGGATCTCGCCACGACCCGGACACGTGGGTGGTCGATGGCCACCCAGGAGAACTCGATCGGCACGATCTCCGTCGCCGCCCCGGTATTCGGTATCGACCAGTACGCCGTCGCCGCGTTGTCGATCGTCCACCCCTTCGACGAGACGGCGCACGTCCAGCGGTATGTCCACGCGCTCCGGACCGCGGCGAACACGATCTCTCGCATGTGGCTCAGCACGAATCCGGATCGCTGA
- a CDS encoding thiamine pyrophosphate-binding protein, translated as MSRTLADDVIDMVRGSGADVVFTCPGTTEVPILDAALDHPECAMVLTTHESVAVAAADGYARSTGHPGVALLHANVGLLNGLSMAEAARVGNSRVLVLNGTKPLANRNRRGFTQTPGSPHVARPFAVWAGALESRDSALDDLRAALLRLQRNPAGPVYLELPQDLLARPALASVPTITGSRDTATCRPTDSAIAEASAALAASSRVVLVAGREVADTSAAHHLVAISRLLHAPLFEAPWRELERETIDTADPHYAGVLSWRPDVLAGATALVVGTPPFLEPDADNGMLDACDTVIHVSSDPTDVISPSLPLVGAPVESVEALLKELSNVDQDPRSAAARASWLREVTSPAPQGGTEAAPSTEALSVGAVARIMAEDATDQSPVVVDAVTATGTLLRGLPRRPGRQFHATGSGALGWGMGAAIGVAHATDGRVHAIVSDGVFQFGLQALHTAVAKNLPITWVVLNNRSYRAVKLALENFGGRARAAETFPCTDLGDSNLAMIAEGYGVAATRVTSESAFARAWREQRSVDGPRLIEVMVDSAERNTAR; from the coding sequence ATGTCGCGCACACTCGCTGACGACGTAATCGACATGGTGCGGGGGTCGGGTGCCGACGTCGTCTTCACCTGTCCCGGAACGACCGAGGTTCCGATCCTCGACGCCGCGCTGGATCATCCGGAATGCGCGATGGTGCTCACCACGCACGAGTCAGTAGCCGTCGCCGCCGCCGACGGCTACGCGCGCTCGACCGGACATCCTGGGGTCGCGTTGCTGCACGCCAACGTCGGCCTGCTCAATGGGTTGTCGATGGCCGAGGCGGCACGGGTCGGAAACTCGAGGGTCCTGGTTCTGAACGGGACGAAGCCCCTCGCCAACCGCAACCGCCGCGGATTCACCCAGACCCCGGGATCGCCTCACGTCGCGCGACCGTTCGCCGTCTGGGCTGGCGCTCTGGAGTCACGCGACAGCGCGCTCGATGACCTACGCGCCGCGCTCCTCCGGCTCCAGCGAAACCCAGCCGGTCCGGTGTACCTCGAACTCCCACAGGACCTACTCGCACGGCCTGCCTTGGCCTCCGTCCCGACCATCACTGGATCGAGGGATACGGCCACGTGTCGCCCCACGGATTCCGCGATCGCCGAAGCGAGCGCGGCTCTGGCGGCATCGTCGCGGGTCGTCCTCGTCGCTGGCCGCGAAGTCGCCGACACATCCGCCGCGCACCATCTCGTGGCGATCAGCCGCCTGCTCCACGCTCCACTCTTCGAAGCACCCTGGCGAGAGCTGGAGCGAGAGACGATCGACACCGCCGACCCGCACTACGCCGGTGTCCTCTCGTGGCGACCAGATGTTCTCGCCGGCGCGACAGCACTGGTCGTAGGCACTCCTCCCTTCCTCGAGCCCGACGCTGACAACGGGATGCTCGACGCCTGCGACACGGTCATCCACGTCTCGAGCGATCCGACCGACGTCATCTCCCCGTCGCTGCCACTCGTGGGAGCGCCGGTGGAGTCCGTGGAAGCACTGCTCAAAGAACTCTCGAACGTGGATCAGGATCCTCGATCCGCCGCGGCCCGGGCCTCATGGCTGCGCGAGGTCACCTCCCCGGCGCCCCAGGGTGGTACGGAGGCCGCGCCGTCGACCGAAGCGCTGAGCGTTGGGGCGGTCGCCCGGATCATGGCCGAGGACGCCACCGATCAGAGCCCTGTAGTGGTCGACGCGGTGACGGCCACCGGCACCCTACTGCGAGGCCTTCCCCGCCGGCCCGGACGGCAGTTCCACGCGACGGGAAGCGGAGCCTTGGGGTGGGGTATGGGCGCCGCGATCGGGGTCGCCCACGCGACCGACGGACGCGTGCACGCGATCGTCAGCGACGGAGTGTTCCAGTTCGGGCTTCAGGCCCTGCACACGGCGGTCGCCAAGAACCTCCCCATCACCTGGGTCGTCCTGAACAACCGGTCCTACCGGGCCGTGAAGTTGGCGCTCGAGAATTTCGGGGGCCGAGCCCGCGCGGCGGAGACCTTCCCGTGCACCGATCTCGGAGACTCGAACCTGGCGATGATCGCCGAGGGGTACGGCGTCGCCGCCACCCGCGTGACCAGTGAGTCCGCCTTCGCACGGGCGTGGCGGGAACAACGATCCGTTGACGGCCCGAGATTGATCGAAGTCATGGTCGACTCCGCGGAAAGAAACACCGCGCGATGA
- a CDS encoding tripartite tricarboxylate transporter permease yields MEGVLDGLAMLTPQTFLWMFVGVALCQVVVIIPGLSAHLVLALILPFLYTMDPASAIGLLIGAAATSGTGNTITAVLFAVPGSPAGIATLFDGHPMAQRGEAGRAILAGLISSALGGVVGSVVLVLFLPLAYPLVTIIGPSELFILALLALAFLAFLGDGNVVKGLAAGGLGLLIAFIGQESSTGALRYTFGQLSLWDGISIAAVAIGLFGVAEMLELIARGGAIANTEGATYRRYPLSSSFRDLAANWRTVLQSSALGSLIGLLPGIGGASSQFVAYGAAKRTSKHKEEFGKGRIEGVIAADASVNATDSASLAPSLALGIPGSPITALVLAGVVIIGVRPGPDLLTDNVAFLWLVIFVLVIANVIGVALCVMAIRPLARLTFVPAVYLVPPILAFALFGVVEADGSFASIPVVLALGVLGYLMKKHGYSRATLIIGFVLADLLERNLLLALSIDGPAFLLHSTPALIIIGLAVAALTFAGIRGRRKKEKANVAHTR; encoded by the coding sequence ATGGAAGGCGTTCTCGACGGTTTGGCGATGCTGACGCCACAGACGTTCCTGTGGATGTTCGTCGGTGTGGCCCTCTGTCAGGTCGTGGTGATCATCCCTGGCCTGAGCGCGCATCTCGTCCTGGCGCTGATCCTTCCGTTCCTGTACACGATGGATCCCGCGTCGGCCATTGGGCTCCTCATCGGCGCGGCCGCGACGAGTGGAACCGGGAACACGATCACCGCGGTGCTGTTCGCGGTACCCGGTTCCCCGGCCGGAATCGCCACCCTGTTCGACGGGCATCCGATGGCGCAACGAGGAGAGGCGGGGCGGGCGATTCTCGCCGGACTCATCTCCTCCGCGCTCGGCGGCGTCGTCGGATCGGTGGTCCTGGTCCTCTTCCTGCCGTTGGCCTACCCACTGGTCACGATCATCGGCCCATCGGAACTGTTCATCCTGGCGCTGCTGGCTCTGGCCTTCCTGGCGTTCCTCGGCGACGGCAACGTCGTGAAGGGACTGGCCGCGGGCGGGCTCGGCCTCCTGATCGCCTTCATCGGTCAGGAGAGCTCCACCGGCGCACTGCGCTACACGTTCGGCCAACTGTCCCTGTGGGACGGGATCTCCATCGCCGCGGTCGCGATCGGCCTGTTCGGTGTCGCCGAGATGCTCGAACTCATCGCCCGAGGCGGCGCGATCGCGAACACCGAAGGCGCGACCTATCGCCGCTATCCCCTCAGTTCCAGCTTCCGCGATCTCGCGGCCAACTGGAGAACAGTGCTGCAGAGCAGCGCCCTGGGATCACTGATCGGTCTACTGCCCGGCATCGGCGGGGCGTCCTCCCAGTTCGTGGCCTACGGAGCCGCGAAACGGACCTCCAAGCACAAGGAGGAGTTCGGTAAGGGACGCATCGAGGGAGTCATCGCGGCCGACGCCTCGGTCAACGCGACCGACTCCGCGTCCCTCGCCCCGTCCTTGGCGCTCGGAATCCCGGGGAGCCCGATCACCGCCCTGGTACTCGCCGGCGTGGTCATCATCGGCGTGCGCCCGGGGCCCGACCTCCTCACCGACAACGTCGCGTTCCTGTGGCTGGTCATCTTCGTCCTGGTGATCGCCAACGTCATCGGGGTGGCGCTGTGCGTCATGGCCATCCGCCCCTTGGCCCGCCTCACGTTCGTTCCGGCGGTCTATCTGGTTCCCCCCATCCTCGCCTTCGCCCTCTTCGGCGTCGTCGAGGCGGACGGTTCCTTCGCGAGTATCCCGGTCGTGCTGGCCTTGGGTGTCCTGGGCTATCTCATGAAGAAGCACGGGTACTCACGCGCGACTCTGATCATCGGCTTCGTGCTGGCCGACCTGTTGGAACGCAATCTCCTGTTGGCCCTGAGCATCGACGGACCGGCGTTCCTCCTCCACTCGACACCAGCGCTCATCATCATCGGATTGGCCGTCGCGGCGCTGACCTTCGCCGGGATACGCGGACGACGGAAGAAGGAGAAAGCCAATGTCGCGCACACTCGCTGA
- a CDS encoding Bug family tripartite tricarboxylate transporter substrate binding protein has translation MINYAMLKEELMIHRSRTAVRAGALVVATVLALGGCASRGGEGEDALPDRVTLLVPVPPGSSFDTFARAITPRLEEELGTTVAVENQPGASGMIAMSDLARSDPDGSTLILWQMGSMAIAQMQEVEQVTFDLTELSYVGNFADADHMFFVSSDSDIESLEEAVDSDDFTFASGEIGSLGNTSQDLLVQVLDWDANFVTGYADQGERLAAMAQGDAQGVIGPVRTFNEIGRLDEVRPLLRLAREPHPDFPDIPTALDLDDVDDAEREVLETHIDMGSLFFTVAGPAGIEDPVLEQLREAFWNAASDEEMLAEMEERGFTLDPETEFVPGDEVADRIDALLDPPAGYLELIDADE, from the coding sequence ATGATCAACTACGCAATGCTGAAGGAGGAACTCATGATCCACCGCTCGCGAACAGCGGTCCGCGCTGGTGCTCTCGTGGTCGCCACCGTTCTCGCCCTCGGTGGGTGTGCCAGCCGTGGTGGCGAGGGCGAGGACGCCTTGCCCGACCGTGTCACCTTGCTGGTCCCCGTCCCACCGGGCTCCTCGTTCGATACGTTCGCTCGCGCGATCACTCCTCGCCTGGAGGAGGAACTCGGGACGACGGTCGCGGTTGAGAACCAGCCCGGCGCCAGCGGCATGATCGCGATGTCCGACCTCGCCCGCAGTGACCCCGACGGCTCCACGCTCATCCTGTGGCAGATGGGCTCCATGGCCATCGCCCAGATGCAGGAAGTCGAACAGGTCACCTTCGACCTGACCGAGTTGTCGTACGTCGGCAATTTCGCCGACGCCGACCACATGTTCTTCGTGTCCTCGGACTCCGACATCGAGTCGCTGGAGGAGGCGGTGGACTCCGACGACTTCACCTTCGCCTCCGGAGAGATCGGCTCCCTGGGCAACACGAGTCAGGATCTCCTCGTCCAGGTCCTGGACTGGGACGCGAACTTCGTCACCGGCTACGCCGACCAGGGTGAACGACTCGCCGCGATGGCGCAGGGCGACGCCCAGGGCGTCATCGGTCCGGTTCGCACGTTCAACGAGATCGGGCGGCTCGACGAGGTGCGCCCCCTCCTTCGCTTGGCCCGTGAGCCGCACCCCGACTTTCCCGACATTCCCACCGCGCTCGATCTGGACGATGTCGACGACGCTGAGCGGGAGGTCCTCGAAACCCACATCGACATGGGTTCCTTGTTCTTCACGGTCGCCGGCCCCGCCGGGATCGAGGATCCGGTTCTCGAACAACTGCGGGAAGCGTTCTGGAACGCCGCGAGCGATGAGGAGATGTTGGCGGAGATGGAGGAACGCGGGTTCACGCTGGACCCGGAGACGGAGTTCGTTCCGGGCGACGAGGTGGCCGACCGGATCGACGCGCTCCTCGATCCTCCGGCGGGCTACCTCGAACTCATCGACGCCGATGAGTGA